In Morganella morganii, the following are encoded in one genomic region:
- a CDS encoding DUF808 domain-containing protein — MAGGSLLALLDDIATVLDDVSVMTKMAAKKTSGVLGDDLALNAQQVAGVRAEREIPVVWAVAKGSFLNKLILVPLALLINAFAPWAVTPLLMVGGAFLCFEGAEKLAHKFLHKAGDEPGETAPAEDIQTPEELAAFEKRKVKGAIRTDFVLSAEIIAITLGIVATSPFINQLVVLSVIAIIMTIGVYGLVAGIVKLDDLGFYLQKKSAALLKKLGDGLIHATPYLMKTLSVVGTAAMFMVGGGILTHGIPFIHNLIESLAQQSAQLPALGSILHFMTPPVANLLFGLVAGLVIVALITAVKRIKTGLAA; from the coding sequence GTGGCCGGTGGCAGCTTACTCGCACTACTCGATGATATCGCAACCGTACTGGATGATGTCTCTGTGATGACCAAAATGGCCGCCAAAAAGACATCCGGTGTACTGGGGGATGACCTGGCGCTGAATGCACAGCAGGTGGCCGGTGTCCGCGCGGAGCGGGAGATCCCGGTGGTCTGGGCGGTGGCGAAAGGTTCCTTTCTCAATAAACTGATTCTGGTACCGCTCGCACTGTTGATCAACGCCTTTGCCCCTTGGGCTGTTACGCCGCTTCTGATGGTCGGCGGGGCGTTTTTGTGTTTTGAGGGGGCGGAAAAACTGGCACATAAGTTTCTGCATAAAGCCGGTGATGAGCCCGGTGAAACGGCACCGGCGGAAGATATTCAGACGCCGGAAGAGTTGGCCGCGTTCGAGAAACGCAAAGTCAAAGGCGCTATCCGCACCGATTTTGTGTTATCAGCGGAGATTATTGCTATCACCCTCGGTATTGTTGCCACCTCTCCCTTTATTAATCAGCTCGTGGTGTTGTCGGTGATTGCGATCATTATGACTATCGGGGTATACGGCCTGGTGGCCGGGATTGTCAAACTCGATGATCTGGGATTTTACCTGCAGAAGAAATCAGCCGCGCTGCTGAAAAAACTGGGTGACGGACTGATCCACGCCACGCCGTATTTAATGAAAACCTTATCAGTCGTCGGGACAGCGGCCATGTTTATGGTCGGCGGCGGTATTCTGACACACGGCATTCCGTTTATTCATAACCTGATTGAAAGTCTTGCTCAGCAGAGTGCACAACTCCCGGCACTCGGCAGCATATTGCACTTTATGACCCCACCGGTTGCCAATTTATTGTTTGGTCTCGTCGCCGGTCTGGTGATTGTTGCGCTGATTACCGCTGTTAAGCGTATTAAAACTGGATTAGCGGCATAA
- the modA gene encoding molybdate ABC transporter substrate-binding protein — MKKQFSKLLAGVVISAAVMSQAWAAEKVTVFAAASLTNAVDEISAKYKQEKKGEVVASYASSSTLARQIENGAPADIFISADQKWMDYAQEKNLIINDTRKTLLGNELVLIAAKDSKIDKVDINKQTDWVKLLDGGRLAVGDPDHVPVGIYAQEALENLGAWKVVDPMLARTNNVRSGMALVERGEAPLGIVYGSDAVASDKVKVVGIFPADTHKPVEYPIAILKDRNNADVKGFYDYLQTPEAKEIFKRYGFSPL; from the coding sequence ATGAAAAAACAGTTCAGTAAGTTATTGGCCGGTGTTGTTATCTCTGCTGCTGTCATGAGTCAGGCATGGGCCGCTGAAAAAGTGACCGTATTTGCTGCGGCATCACTGACAAATGCGGTTGATGAAATCTCGGCAAAATATAAGCAGGAGAAAAAAGGTGAAGTGGTCGCGTCTTATGCGTCTTCTTCCACCCTGGCCCGTCAGATTGAAAATGGTGCTCCGGCAGATATCTTTATTTCTGCTGACCAGAAATGGATGGATTATGCCCAGGAGAAAAACCTGATCATCAATGACACCCGTAAAACCCTGCTGGGTAATGAGCTGGTGCTGATTGCCGCGAAAGACAGCAAAATTGATAAAGTTGATATTAATAAGCAGACTGACTGGGTTAAATTACTGGATGGCGGCCGTCTGGCTGTCGGCGATCCTGATCATGTGCCGGTTGGTATCTATGCACAGGAAGCCCTGGAAAACCTGGGTGCCTGGAAAGTCGTTGATCCGATGCTGGCCCGCACCAATAATGTGCGCAGCGGCATGGCGCTGGTGGAACGCGGTGAAGCGCCGCTGGGTATTGTGTACGGCTCTGATGCGGTTGCCAGTGATAAAGTGAAAGTGGTCGGTATTTTCCCTGCAGATACCCATAAACCGGTTGAATATCCGATTGCTATCCTGAAAGATCGCAATAATGCCGATGTTAAAGGTTTCTATGATTACCTGCAGACACCGGAAGCAAAAGAGATCTTCAAACGTTACGGTTTCAGCCCTCTGTAA
- a CDS encoding CPBP family intramembrane glutamic endopeptidase yields the protein MTWLLLALSLLLLQFHRTLSLATLLAATISALFTGVMDWHALLTLWFAILLAVARPYTAPRSWQRVLLTLLVITVVPGLAFHLLPGFHNLRWMPPEAAGPHSPPYSFWFNADKALLPFVLIIIIPQLFVTAPLRRVTRLHWLLLAFSVPALLLLATALGGLGFEPHLPRWLPAFMLANLFFVSLAEEALFRGAIQQVLSRYLPPYAALFIAAAVFGLAHIAGGPLLVVFAGLAGVIYGLAWMWSGRLWVATGFHFALNLCHLLFFTWPFKVA from the coding sequence ATGACCTGGCTTTTACTTGCATTATCTCTGCTGTTATTACAATTTCACCGGACACTGTCACTGGCAACACTTCTGGCTGCCACCATCAGCGCCCTGTTTACCGGTGTGATGGACTGGCATGCCCTGCTCACCCTGTGGTTTGCTATCCTTCTGGCTGTCGCACGGCCTTATACCGCACCACGCTCATGGCAGCGTGTACTGCTGACACTACTGGTGATCACCGTCGTGCCGGGTCTGGCTTTTCACCTGCTGCCGGGATTCCACAACCTGCGCTGGATGCCGCCGGAGGCTGCCGGGCCGCACAGTCCGCCCTATTCTTTCTGGTTTAATGCCGATAAAGCACTGCTTCCGTTTGTGCTGATCATCATCATTCCGCAGCTGTTTGTCACCGCGCCGCTGCGCCGGGTCACCCGTCTGCACTGGCTGTTACTGGCTTTCTCCGTACCTGCACTATTGTTACTGGCAACCGCTCTTGGCGGACTGGGGTTTGAACCGCATCTGCCGCGCTGGCTGCCGGCGTTTATGCTGGCGAATCTGTTTTTTGTCTCCCTCGCAGAGGAAGCGCTGTTCCGGGGGGCTATTCAGCAGGTGCTTTCCCGGTATCTGCCGCCCTATGCCGCGCTGTTTATTGCAGCCGCTGTCTTCGGCCTGGCACATATTGCCGGAGGGCCGCTGCTGGTTGTCTTTGCCGGTCTGGCAGGGGTTATCTACGGGCTGGCCTGGATGTGGAGCGGACGGCTGTGGGTGGCGACAGGGTTTCACTTCGCACTGAACCTCTGCCATCTGCTGTTTTTTACCTGGCCGTTTAAGGTGGCGTAA
- the modE gene encoding molybdenum-dependent transcriptional regulator — protein MDILLTLKSEGHLFADPRRISLLKQVRATGSISQGAKLAGISYKSAWDAINEMNQLAEETIVDRATGGKGGGGATLTRYGERLLQLYDLLAQIQQKAFDVLKDDSLPLDSLLAAISRFSLQTSARNQFFGTIMSRNHSHVQQHVNVLLADKKTELAVALTEQSANRLGLSVGKEVLTLIKAPWVKISKSAENSTDYDNRLSGRICSVARGAENSEVMVTLTGGAQLCSTLDNQDADRQQLKEGDDVTALFNADQVIIATLC, from the coding sequence TTGGATATTTTATTAACACTGAAATCAGAAGGTCATTTATTTGCCGATCCGCGGCGGATTTCCTTACTCAAACAGGTCAGAGCCACCGGCTCCATCAGTCAGGGGGCAAAACTGGCCGGAATCAGTTACAAAAGCGCCTGGGATGCCATCAATGAGATGAACCAGCTTGCCGAGGAAACCATTGTTGACCGGGCCACCGGCGGCAAAGGCGGCGGCGGCGCGACACTGACACGCTATGGTGAGCGCTTACTTCAGCTTTATGATCTGCTGGCACAGATCCAGCAGAAAGCCTTTGATGTTCTTAAGGATGATTCGCTGCCCCTCGACAGCCTGCTGGCGGCCATCTCCCGCTTCTCATTGCAGACCAGTGCCCGTAACCAGTTCTTCGGCACAATTATGTCGCGCAACCATTCTCATGTGCAGCAGCATGTGAATGTCCTGCTGGCGGATAAAAAGACCGAACTTGCCGTTGCCCTGACGGAACAGAGTGCCAACCGGCTGGGCTTATCAGTCGGTAAAGAAGTACTTACTCTGATTAAAGCGCCGTGGGTGAAAATCAGCAAATCCGCAGAAAACAGCACGGATTATGACAACCGTCTGAGCGGACGTATCTGTTCCGTTGCCAGAGGTGCGGAAAACAGCGAGGTGATGGTGACACTGACCGGCGGCGCACAATTATGCTCCACCCTGGATAATCAGGATGCCGACAGGCAGCAACTGAAAGAAGGTGATGACGTCACCGCGCTGTTTAATGCGGACCAGGTGATTATTGCCACATTATGCTGA
- the pnuC gene encoding nicotinamide riboside transporter PnuC: protein MEFFDINNILVVIPYWKEGSYSLSWIEAVGATAGLLCIWLASLEKTINYLFGLINVTLFAVIFFQIQLYANLLLQIFFFAANIYGWYAWSRQNEKAEAELKIRWMPLRQTAVIAAVSLAAILLLARFIDPVFTWLAQSMVSMLNAAGADLAMPVLLPDAFPFWDAAMTVLSVVAMILMTRKLVENWLLWVVINMISIVIYALQGVYALSLEYIILLGVALNGSRMWIKAAKQP, encoded by the coding sequence ATGGAATTTTTTGATATTAATAATATTCTCGTGGTGATCCCTTACTGGAAAGAAGGGTCTTATTCGCTGTCCTGGATTGAAGCGGTGGGAGCAACCGCCGGGTTGTTATGTATCTGGCTGGCAAGCCTGGAAAAAACAATCAATTATCTGTTTGGTCTGATTAACGTCACACTGTTTGCGGTGATTTTCTTTCAGATCCAGCTCTACGCCAATCTGCTGCTGCAGATTTTCTTTTTCGCCGCCAATATTTACGGCTGGTATGCCTGGAGCCGGCAAAATGAGAAAGCAGAAGCGGAGCTGAAAATCCGCTGGATGCCACTGCGGCAGACTGCCGTGATTGCGGCGGTTTCTCTGGCGGCGATTTTACTGCTGGCGCGTTTTATCGACCCGGTCTTTACGTGGCTGGCACAGAGCATGGTTAGTATGCTTAATGCCGCAGGGGCTGATCTGGCAATGCCGGTATTGCTGCCCGATGCTTTCCCGTTCTGGGATGCAGCCATGACGGTATTGTCTGTGGTGGCGATGATCCTGATGACCCGCAAACTGGTGGAAAACTGGCTGCTGTGGGTGGTTATCAATATGATCAGTATTGTGATTTATGCCCTTCAGGGTGTGTACGCGCTGTCGCTGGAATATATTATCCTGCTGGGTGTGGCGCTCAACGGTTCGCGGATGTGGATAAAAGCAGCGAAGCAGCCGTAA
- a CDS encoding aminoglycoside 6-adenylyltransferase: MESIEQIINNIISFALLDPRIDAVIITGSVARQNQADRFSDINAELIGSSHDELFQDSRWLSRFGVPLIIRKAASREDDSLCWPSCQVLYEKGRKVDFVLAGRERIIQMAAHGLDSIYQRGYAVLLDKTGLTAGLPEYADPTAVLTSPDQQTFQENWQNFWLEASQVPVYYLRNELWTTRLKDTAMKQWLITLLEWHVLLRSDGTQDVWYAGRHLSTWLPPGLYGRFMATLDNRDRVRAARAHMAMLTLYRDVALRVIETQKFDIDITLADKIIALVTDRLNADDLLAPENE; the protein is encoded by the coding sequence ATGGAATCAATTGAGCAAATTATAAACAATATAATTTCTTTTGCCCTATTAGATCCCCGTATCGATGCGGTCATTATCACCGGCTCTGTGGCACGCCAGAACCAGGCAGACCGTTTTTCAGATATTAATGCCGAACTGATCGGCAGCAGTCATGATGAGTTGTTTCAGGACAGCCGCTGGCTGAGCCGGTTTGGTGTGCCGCTGATTATCCGCAAAGCGGCTTCGCGCGAAGACGACAGCCTCTGCTGGCCGTCTTGTCAGGTTCTGTATGAGAAAGGCCGTAAAGTTGATTTTGTGCTGGCCGGGCGCGAACGTATCATACAAATGGCCGCACACGGGCTGGACAGCATCTATCAGCGCGGTTATGCCGTTCTGCTGGATAAAACCGGTCTCACTGCCGGGTTGCCGGAGTATGCCGATCCGACTGCCGTGCTCACCTCGCCGGACCAACAGACATTCCAGGAAAACTGGCAGAACTTCTGGCTGGAAGCCTCACAGGTGCCGGTTTATTATCTGCGCAATGAACTCTGGACTACCCGGCTGAAAGATACCGCCATGAAACAATGGCTGATCACCCTGCTGGAGTGGCATGTGCTGCTTCGTAGTGACGGTACACAGGATGTCTGGTATGCGGGGCGTCATCTGAGCACCTGGCTGCCTCCGGGCCTGTACGGGCGTTTTATGGCGACACTGGATAACCGTGATCGTGTCCGTGCCGCACGGGCGCATATGGCGATGCTGACACTCTACCGCGATGTGGCACTCCGCGTGATTGAAACACAGAAATTTGATATCGATATAACGCTGGCAGATAAAATTATTGCACTGGTCACTGACCGGCTGAATGCCGATGATTTACTTGCGCCGGAGAATGAATAA
- the modF gene encoding molybdate ABC transporter ATP-binding protein ModF, with translation MAYLHITQGVFRLSADKQLSVPSLQLESGQHHAFIGTNGSGKSALARALIQELPLLSGEMSNTFRRPVLVAFEKLQALIDEEWNRNNTDLMDGDDTDNGRTTAEIIQAEHRDNERCLQLAAQFGISDRLSRRFKYLSTGETRKTLLCQALMTEPDLLVLDEPYDGLDTDSRRMLSEMLAELAEGGLTVVLILNRFSDIPDFITRAGLLTDCVLAPADTLSALLQAQLARSEQTEHLTLPERDDPSAERLAPDIPRVILNHGCVSYNDKPILNDLTWQVLPGEHWQITGENGAGKSTLLSLITGDHPQGYSNDLTLFGRRRGSGETVWDIKRHIGYVSNSIHLSYRVNISVRNTLISGYFDSVGLYQKPSDRQVKLADEWLALLGLKAYRDAPFHSLSWGQQRLILIARALVKHPAMLILDEPLQGLDTLNRLLVLRFIDIMISRGDTQLLFVSHHSEDTPACINRRLAFIPDNGSYRYEINTL, from the coding sequence ATGGCATATCTGCACATCACACAAGGGGTCTTCCGGTTAAGCGCGGATAAACAGCTTTCTGTTCCGTCATTACAGCTGGAAAGCGGTCAGCACCACGCCTTTATCGGCACTAACGGCAGTGGAAAATCTGCCCTTGCCCGCGCGCTGATTCAGGAACTTCCGCTGCTTTCCGGGGAGATGAGCAACACTTTCCGCCGTCCGGTTCTGGTCGCGTTTGAGAAATTACAGGCGCTGATTGATGAAGAGTGGAACCGCAATAATACCGACCTGATGGATGGCGATGACACCGATAACGGCCGTACCACCGCTGAGATTATTCAGGCGGAGCATCGTGATAATGAGCGCTGCCTGCAGCTGGCGGCGCAGTTCGGGATTTCTGATCGCCTGTCACGCCGCTTTAAATACCTTTCCACCGGTGAAACCCGAAAAACCCTGCTGTGTCAGGCACTGATGACAGAGCCGGATTTACTGGTGCTGGATGAGCCTTATGACGGGCTGGATACCGATTCCCGCCGTATGCTCAGTGAGATGCTGGCAGAGCTTGCAGAGGGCGGGCTGACGGTTGTTCTGATCCTCAACCGTTTCAGTGATATTCCGGACTTTATCACCCGCGCCGGGCTGCTGACAGACTGTGTGCTGGCACCGGCGGATACCTTATCCGCACTATTACAGGCACAGCTGGCCCGTAGTGAGCAGACAGAGCATCTGACGCTGCCGGAGCGGGATGACCCGTCCGCAGAACGCCTTGCGCCGGATATTCCGCGGGTGATCCTCAATCACGGCTGTGTCAGCTATAACGATAAGCCCATCCTCAATGATCTGACCTGGCAGGTGCTGCCCGGTGAGCACTGGCAAATCACCGGCGAGAACGGCGCGGGTAAATCCACACTGCTCAGTCTGATCACCGGTGATCATCCGCAGGGCTACAGCAATGACCTGACGCTGTTCGGCCGCCGCCGGGGCAGCGGAGAAACGGTGTGGGATATCAAACGCCATATCGGGTATGTCAGTAACAGCATCCACCTCAGTTACCGCGTCAATATCAGTGTGCGTAACACGCTGATTTCCGGTTATTTCGATTCTGTCGGGCTCTATCAGAAACCGTCAGACCGGCAGGTAAAACTGGCGGATGAGTGGCTGGCGCTGCTCGGTCTGAAAGCGTACCGCGATGCTCCGTTCCACAGCCTGTCGTGGGGGCAGCAGCGGCTGATACTGATTGCCAGGGCCCTGGTAAAACACCCTGCAATGCTGATCCTTGATGAGCCGTTACAGGGGCTGGATACACTCAACCGCCTGCTGGTGCTGCGTTTTATCGATATTATGATAAGCCGTGGTGATACCCAGCTGCTGTTTGTCAGCCATCACAGCGAGGATACCCCGGCCTGTATCAACCGGCGGCTGGCATTTATTCCTGATAACGGTAGTTATCGTTACGAAATCAATACGTTGTAA
- the modC gene encoding molybdenum ABC transporter ATP-binding protein ModC, producing the protein MLVLDFEQQLGDLSMVINTELASDRITAVFGLSGAGKTSFINVIGGLTKPQKGRIELNGHTLVNIEKRICLPPEKRKIGYVFQDARLFPHYRIRGNLRYGMARGMEDQFDSIVELLGIGHLLNRLPMTLSGGEKQRVAIGRALLTAPDILLMDEPLASLDLPRKRELLPYLEKMAQDISIPILYVSHSLDEILRLAEDVVILEKGRILAQGPLEEVWAGAALRPWLTQESLSSVLSVTVLEHHDRYAMTAAAIGDQVLWVPRIAGERDTPVRVRVSADDVSIALEKPKSSSIRNILRAKITEMYDDDNGQNDVRLAVGNHFLWARITGWARDDLQLKPGQWVYAQVKSVSLSREL; encoded by the coding sequence ATGTTAGTGCTTGATTTTGAACAACAGCTCGGTGATTTATCGATGGTGATCAATACCGAACTGGCCAGTGACCGTATTACCGCTGTCTTCGGGCTCTCCGGGGCAGGGAAAACCTCCTTTATCAATGTGATCGGCGGGCTGACAAAACCGCAGAAAGGGCGGATTGAGCTTAACGGTCACACACTCGTCAATATTGAAAAACGTATCTGTCTGCCGCCGGAAAAACGCAAAATCGGCTATGTCTTCCAGGATGCACGCCTGTTTCCCCATTACCGGATAAGAGGCAACCTGCGCTACGGCATGGCACGGGGGATGGAAGATCAGTTTGACAGTATTGTGGAACTGCTGGGTATCGGGCATCTGCTGAACCGCCTGCCGATGACCCTCTCCGGCGGGGAGAAACAGCGGGTGGCGATTGGCCGCGCGCTGCTGACCGCACCGGATATCCTGCTGATGGATGAACCGCTGGCGTCTCTGGATCTGCCGCGCAAACGCGAACTGCTGCCGTATCTGGAAAAGATGGCACAGGATATCAGTATTCCGATCCTGTATGTCAGCCACAGCCTGGATGAGATCCTGCGGCTGGCGGAAGATGTGGTGATTCTGGAAAAAGGCCGCATTCTGGCACAGGGACCGCTGGAAGAGGTATGGGCCGGGGCGGCATTACGCCCGTGGCTGACACAGGAAAGTCTCTCAAGTGTACTGAGTGTCACTGTGCTTGAGCACCACGACCGCTACGCCATGACGGCCGCTGCTATCGGTGACCAGGTGCTGTGGGTGCCGCGTATCGCCGGTGAACGGGACACGCCGGTACGTGTGCGTGTCAGTGCGGATGATGTGTCCATTGCACTGGAAAAACCGAAAAGCAGCAGTATCCGCAATATATTACGGGCAAAAATCACGGAAATGTATGATGACGACAACGGGCAGAATGATGTGCGTCTGGCGGTCGGCAATCATTTCCTCTGGGCACGTATTACCGG
- the aroG gene encoding 3-deoxy-7-phosphoheptulonate synthase AroG — protein sequence MNYQNDDVKIKEIRELLPPVALLESFPATETAADTVRRTRHAIHEILEGRDDRLLVVIGPCSIHDPKAAVEYADRLLTLRKELKGELEIVMRVYFEKPRTTVGWKGLINDPHLDHSFAINDGLRIARKLLLDINDKGLPAAGEFLDMITPQYLADLMSWGAIGARTTESQVHRELASGLSCPVGFKNGTDGTIKVAIDAINAAGSPHCFLSVTKWGHSAIVNTTGNGDCHIILRGGKKPNYSAEDVSAVKEGLAQAGLAPRIMIDFSHANSSKQYKRQMDVSTDVAQQVAGGEKAIMGVMVESHLEEGNQNLEGDAPLVYGKSVTDACIGWEDTETLLRQLADAVKARRS from the coding sequence ATGAATTATCAGAACGATGATGTAAAAATAAAAGAAATTCGGGAATTATTACCGCCAGTGGCGTTATTAGAGTCATTTCCCGCGACTGAGACTGCCGCAGACACCGTTCGCCGCACCCGTCATGCAATCCACGAAATCCTGGAAGGCCGGGATGATCGCCTGCTGGTCGTTATCGGGCCATGCTCAATTCACGACCCGAAAGCGGCGGTTGAATATGCGGATCGCCTGCTGACATTACGCAAAGAACTGAAAGGTGAGCTGGAAATCGTCATGCGCGTCTATTTTGAAAAACCGCGCACCACGGTCGGCTGGAAAGGGTTGATCAACGATCCGCACCTCGACCACTCTTTTGCCATCAATGATGGTCTGCGTATTGCCCGCAAACTGCTGCTGGATATCAATGATAAAGGCTTACCGGCAGCCGGTGAGTTTCTGGATATGATCACCCCGCAGTATCTGGCGGATCTGATGAGCTGGGGTGCTATCGGTGCCCGTACCACGGAATCTCAGGTACACCGTGAGCTGGCCTCCGGGTTGTCCTGCCCGGTCGGGTTTAAAAACGGTACAGACGGTACCATCAAAGTCGCCATTGATGCCATTAACGCCGCCGGGTCGCCGCACTGTTTTCTGTCCGTGACCAAGTGGGGACATTCGGCCATCGTGAACACCACCGGTAACGGTGACTGCCATATCATTCTGCGTGGCGGTAAAAAACCTAACTACAGCGCGGAAGATGTCAGTGCGGTAAAAGAAGGGCTGGCACAGGCCGGTCTGGCACCGCGTATCATGATCGATTTCAGCCACGCTAACAGCAGCAAACAGTACAAGCGTCAGATGGATGTGAGCACCGATGTGGCACAGCAGGTTGCCGGTGGTGAGAAAGCCATTATGGGTGTGATGGTGGAAAGCCACCTTGAGGAAGGGAACCAGAACCTGGAAGGTGATGCGCCGCTCGTGTACGGCAAGAGCGTGACAGATGCCTGCATCGGCTGGGAAGATACCGAAACCCTGCTGCGTCAGCTGGCAGATGCGGTAAAAGCCCGCCGCAGCTGA
- a CDS encoding AcrZ family multidrug efflux pump-associated protein — protein sequence MFELVKSLGFALLMVPVVMTGLAALIWGLGEIFNLISKGERREKQL from the coding sequence ATGTTTGAGTTAGTTAAAAGTTTAGGTTTCGCACTGTTAATGGTTCCTGTTGTTATGACAGGCCTGGCGGCTCTGATCTGGGGATTAGGTGAAATTTTCAACCTGATTTCAAAAGGCGAGCGCCGCGAAAAGCAGCTCTGA
- the modB gene encoding molybdate ABC transporter permease subunit: MLNEYEWQAVILSLKVSTVAVAASLPFGILMAWVLVRCRFPGKSLLDSLIHLPLVLPPVVVGYLLLISMGRKGIIGEWLYNWFGFSFTFSWRGAALAAAVVAFPLMVRAIRLALEAVDMRLEQAARTLGASPLRVFFTITLPLSLPGIIVGTVLAFARSLGEFGATITFVSNIPGETRTIPLAMYSLLETPGAEMDAARLCIIAIVLALASLLASEWLTRWGRKRLGVATC, from the coding sequence ATGTTGAATGAGTATGAATGGCAGGCGGTCATCCTCAGCCTGAAAGTATCAACGGTCGCCGTGGCAGCCAGTCTGCCGTTCGGCATACTGATGGCATGGGTACTGGTGCGCTGCCGTTTTCCGGGCAAGTCGCTGCTGGACAGTCTTATCCACTTACCGCTGGTGTTACCGCCGGTGGTAGTGGGTTATCTGCTGCTGATCAGCATGGGGCGCAAAGGCATTATCGGTGAGTGGCTCTATAACTGGTTCGGCTTCAGTTTTACCTTCAGCTGGCGCGGTGCCGCGCTGGCTGCGGCTGTGGTGGCTTTTCCGCTGATGGTGCGGGCTATCCGTCTGGCACTGGAAGCGGTGGATATGCGCCTGGAGCAGGCGGCACGGACACTCGGGGCTTCCCCGCTGCGGGTCTTTTTCACCATCACACTGCCGCTGTCGCTGCCGGGTATTATTGTCGGTACTGTGCTGGCATTTGCCCGTTCGCTGGGGGAATTCGGCGCGACAATCACCTTTGTTTCCAATATCCCGGGGGAAACCCGGACTATCCCGCTGGCCATGTACTCCCTGCTTGAAACGCCGGGGGCGGAAATGGACGCAGCGCGGCTCTGTATTATCGCCATTGTTCTGGCACTGGCTTCACTGCTGGCCTCGGAATGGCTGACCCGCTGGGGACGCAAACGCCTGGGGGTTGCCACATGTTAG
- the gpmA gene encoding 2,3-diphosphoglycerate-dependent phosphoglycerate mutase, whose protein sequence is MAVTKLVLVRHGESEWNKENRFTGWTDVELSEKGRAEAQEAGQLLKKEGFSFDFAYTSVLKRAIHTLWNILDQVNQQWLPVEKSWKLNERHYGALQGLDKAETAAKYGDEQVKLWRRGFAITPPALEKSDERFPGHDPRYAKLAESELPATESLAITIDRVVPYWTDVIKPRVASGEKVIIAAHGNSLRALVKYLDNMSEDEILELNIPTAVPLVYEFDENMKPLRRYYLGDQDAIAAKAAAVANQGKAK, encoded by the coding sequence ATGGCAGTAACTAAACTGGTGCTTGTACGTCACGGTGAAAGTGAGTGGAACAAAGAGAACCGCTTTACCGGCTGGACTGATGTTGAGTTATCTGAAAAAGGCCGTGCTGAAGCACAAGAGGCTGGTCAGTTACTCAAAAAAGAAGGCTTCTCTTTTGATTTCGCCTATACCTCTGTACTGAAACGCGCTATTCACACACTGTGGAATATCCTGGATCAGGTAAACCAGCAGTGGCTGCCGGTTGAGAAAAGCTGGAAACTGAACGAACGCCATTACGGCGCACTCCAGGGTCTGGATAAAGCGGAAACCGCTGCAAAATACGGTGACGAGCAGGTCAAACTGTGGCGTCGCGGTTTTGCCATTACCCCGCCGGCACTGGAAAAAAGTGATGAGCGCTTCCCGGGCCACGATCCGCGTTATGCGAAACTGGCAGAAAGCGAACTGCCTGCCACTGAGAGCCTGGCGATCACTATCGACCGCGTTGTGCCTTACTGGACTGATGTTATCAAACCACGCGTTGCTTCCGGTGAGAAAGTAATCATCGCTGCACACGGTAACTCCCTGCGTGCACTGGTGAAATACCTGGATAACATGAGCGAAGATGAAATCCTCGAGCTGAACATCCCGACCGCAGTGCCGCTGGTGTATGAGTTTGATGAAAACATGAAGCCGCTGCGCCGCTATTACCTGGGCGACCAGGATGCGATTGCTGCCAAAGCCGCTGCTGTTGCTAACCAGGGTAAAGCGAAGTAA